From Variovorax sp. J2L1-78, the proteins below share one genomic window:
- a CDS encoding VOC family protein → MTLWFNLLCRDVEAQMAFYARLLAWPEAVHSRSPIYRALEHEGVQFGFNAAPAYALLGLAERAPDAATTPPVTAYATFMLDSPEAVDAAVREAAATGGRVLKAPYATYYGQWQAVLSDPEQHVFRVSTASLPPGVAPAPRPA, encoded by the coding sequence ATGACGCTCTGGTTCAACCTGCTGTGCCGCGACGTCGAGGCGCAGATGGCCTTCTATGCCCGGCTGCTCGCCTGGCCGGAGGCCGTGCACAGCCGCTCGCCCATCTACCGCGCGCTGGAGCACGAGGGCGTGCAGTTCGGCTTCAACGCGGCACCGGCCTATGCGCTGCTGGGCCTGGCGGAGCGCGCACCCGATGCGGCGACCACGCCGCCGGTGACGGCCTATGCGACCTTCATGCTCGACTCACCCGAAGCGGTCGACGCCGCCGTGCGCGAAGCCGCGGCGACCGGCGGCCGGGTGCTGAAGGCGCCCTACGCCACCTACTACGGCCAATGGCAGGCCGTGCTGAGCGACCCGGAGCAGCATGTGTTCCGCGTGAGCACGGCGTCGCTGCCGCCCGGCGTGGCGCCGGCACCGCGACCCGCCTGA
- a CDS encoding isopenicillin N synthase family dioxygenase has translation MGIPVLDLTGALVPGGPRSAEVARAFRSAAMASGFFYVRHHGVDAAMVERQFDITRRLMALPIERREQLSIEHSPIMRGYEGLGAQTLDAAMKPDLKESFYCGMDWPADHPYVKAGYQTYGPSQWPAELPDVRAHCEAYIDAMNRLSLRLMQLMALSLDLPEDYFDAACHDPMVTLRMVRYPAHPEGADERTFGAGAHTDWGAVTILAQDAHGGLEVQMPGGSWVAATPMDGTFVVNLGDMIPRWTNGLYHSNPHRVRNLYSGGQARYSIPFFYEPEYLARIVPVPGTVPAGEAPRYTPCTAGEHLQEMYRKTYGLQKQAATEGAA, from the coding sequence ATGGGCATTCCGGTCCTCGACCTGACCGGCGCCCTGGTGCCCGGTGGTCCGCGCAGCGCCGAGGTGGCGCGCGCGTTCCGCTCGGCGGCCATGGCGTCGGGCTTCTTCTACGTGCGCCACCACGGCGTCGACGCCGCGATGGTCGAACGCCAGTTCGACATCACCCGGCGGCTGATGGCGCTGCCGATCGAACGGCGCGAGCAACTGTCGATCGAACACTCGCCGATCATGCGCGGCTACGAAGGCCTGGGCGCGCAGACACTCGACGCCGCGATGAAGCCCGACCTCAAGGAAAGCTTCTACTGCGGCATGGACTGGCCGGCCGACCACCCCTACGTGAAGGCCGGCTACCAGACCTACGGCCCGAGCCAATGGCCGGCCGAGTTGCCCGACGTGCGCGCGCACTGCGAGGCCTACATCGATGCGATGAATCGGCTGTCGCTGCGGCTCATGCAGCTCATGGCGCTGTCGCTCGACCTGCCCGAGGACTACTTCGACGCGGCCTGCCACGACCCGATGGTCACGCTGCGCATGGTGCGCTACCCGGCGCATCCCGAGGGCGCGGACGAGCGCACCTTCGGCGCCGGGGCGCACACCGACTGGGGCGCGGTCACCATCCTCGCGCAGGACGCCCACGGCGGGCTCGAGGTGCAGATGCCCGGCGGCAGCTGGGTCGCGGCGACGCCGATGGACGGCACCTTCGTCGTGAACCTCGGCGACATGATCCCGCGCTGGACCAACGGGCTCTACCACTCGAACCCCCACCGGGTGCGTAACCTGTACTCGGGCGGCCAAGCGCGCTATTCGATCCCCTTCTTCTACGAACCCGAATACCTCGCGCGCATCGTGCCCGTGCCCGGCACAGTGCCTGCCGGCGAAGCGCCGCGCTACACGCCCTGCACGGCCGGCGAGCATCTGCAGGAGATGTACCGCAAGACCTACGGGCTGCAGAAGCAGGCGGCCACGGAAGGCGCCGCATGA
- a CDS encoding sulfite oxidase-like oxidoreductase — MATRGFTGRRPSAAFASRLPPGQFETDDFPVLSKGPTPRVDLATWRFTLSDGPRPLASWSWTEFEALPHTVWQGDIHCVTTWSKFDTTWEGVTIDELLAAAGVSAPSAYTLAISHDDYDTNVPAADLLDGRAMVATRFNGAPLAAEHGGPARLLVPHLYFWKSAKWIKGLRFTARDEAGFWELRGYHLRGDPWKQQRYSDDP, encoded by the coding sequence ATGGCCACCCGAGGCTTCACCGGACGACGCCCGAGCGCTGCTTTCGCGAGCCGCCTGCCGCCGGGCCAGTTCGAGACCGACGACTTTCCTGTCCTGTCCAAGGGGCCGACGCCACGCGTCGACCTCGCCACCTGGCGTTTCACGCTCAGCGACGGCCCGCGCCCGCTGGCCAGCTGGAGCTGGACCGAATTCGAAGCGCTGCCGCACACCGTGTGGCAGGGGGACATCCACTGCGTGACCACCTGGTCGAAGTTCGACACGACCTGGGAAGGTGTCACCATCGACGAGCTGCTCGCCGCGGCCGGCGTGTCGGCGCCCAGCGCCTACACGCTCGCGATCTCGCACGACGACTACGACACCAACGTGCCCGCGGCCGATCTGCTCGACGGCCGCGCGATGGTCGCCACCCGCTTCAACGGCGCGCCGCTCGCGGCCGAGCATGGCGGGCCGGCGCGGCTGCTGGTGCCGCACCTGTACTTCTGGAAAAGCGCCAAGTGGATCAAGGGCCTGCGCTTCACGGCGCGCGACGAGGCCGGGTTCTGGGAACTGCGGGGCTATCACCTGCGCGGCGATCCGTGGAAGCAGCAACGCTACTCGGACGATCCGTGA
- a CDS encoding MFS transporter, with the protein MTAVHTDIPARLDRLPWSRWHWRMVIALGIAWVLDGLEVTLVGSLGGVLERDDTLGLSAAQIGGAGSLYIGGAVVGALVFGRLADRWGRKKLFLVTLAVYTVASFATAFSPGFLFFAFCRFMTGVGIGGEYAAINSAIDELIPARVRGRVNLAINGSFWVGAALGAGLSLVLLDPRVLGPVWGWRAGFGLGALLAFAILLVRRDVPESPRWLIAHGHADEANAVIERIEAEVATQHGPLAPVTERFSFVRRAAPSMREVAHVLLRRYRQRSIVALSLMVSQAFFYNAIFFTYALVLTRFHGVPEGRVALYIFPFALGNVLGPLLLGPLFDRIGRRRMIAFTYTLSGVGLALTGAAFMAGWLTALTQALCWSAVFFLASAAASSAYLTVSEVFPLEMRALAISLFYAVGTGAGGFVAPWLFGVLIDTGSRGAVTVGYGIGAVLVIGAGLIALRWGVNAERRSLEDIAPPMGSADRR; encoded by the coding sequence ATGACCGCCGTCCACACCGACATTCCCGCCCGCCTCGACCGCCTGCCGTGGTCGCGCTGGCACTGGCGCATGGTGATCGCGCTGGGCATCGCCTGGGTGCTCGACGGGCTCGAGGTCACGCTGGTCGGCTCGCTCGGCGGCGTGCTCGAACGCGACGACACGCTCGGCCTCAGCGCTGCGCAGATCGGTGGCGCGGGCTCCCTCTACATCGGTGGTGCCGTGGTCGGCGCCCTGGTGTTCGGCCGGCTGGCCGACCGATGGGGGCGCAAGAAGCTCTTCCTCGTCACGCTGGCCGTGTACACCGTGGCGAGCTTCGCGACCGCGTTCTCGCCTGGCTTTCTCTTCTTCGCGTTCTGCCGCTTCATGACGGGCGTGGGCATCGGCGGCGAGTACGCGGCCATCAACTCGGCGATCGACGAGCTCATCCCCGCCCGTGTGCGCGGGCGTGTCAACCTCGCGATCAACGGCAGCTTCTGGGTCGGTGCGGCGCTGGGTGCCGGGCTGAGCCTGGTGCTGCTCGACCCACGCGTGCTGGGGCCGGTGTGGGGCTGGCGCGCCGGCTTCGGGCTGGGGGCGCTGTTGGCGTTCGCGATCCTGCTGGTGCGGCGCGACGTGCCCGAGAGCCCGCGCTGGTTGATCGCCCATGGACACGCCGACGAAGCGAACGCGGTCATCGAGCGCATCGAGGCAGAGGTGGCGACGCAGCACGGGCCGCTGGCGCCGGTGACCGAGCGCTTTAGCTTCGTGCGCCGGGCGGCACCCTCGATGCGGGAGGTGGCGCACGTGCTGTTGCGGCGCTACCGGCAGCGCAGCATCGTCGCACTGTCGCTGATGGTGTCGCAGGCCTTCTTCTACAACGCGATCTTCTTCACCTACGCGCTGGTGCTCACGCGCTTCCATGGCGTACCCGAGGGCCGCGTGGCGCTGTACATCTTTCCCTTCGCGCTGGGCAACGTGCTGGGGCCGTTGCTGCTGGGCCCGCTGTTCGACCGGATCGGGCGCCGCCGGATGATCGCCTTCACGTACACGCTGTCGGGCGTCGGCCTGGCGCTGACCGGCGCGGCCTTCATGGCCGGCTGGTTGACCGCGCTGACGCAGGCGCTGTGCTGGTCGGCCGTGTTCTTCCTCGCCTCGGCCGCCGCGAGTTCGGCGTACCTGACGGTGAGCGAGGTGTTTCCGCTGGAGATGCGCGCGCTCGCGATCTCGCTCTTCTATGCGGTCGGCACGGGGGCCGGCGGCTTCGTGGCGCCGTGGCTCTTCGGCGTGCTGATCGACACCGGCAGCCGCGGTGCCGTCACCGTCGGCTACGGCATCGGCGCGGTGCTGGTGATCGGCGCCGGGCTGATCGCGCTGCGATGGGGCGTGAATGCGGAGCGGCGGTCGCTGGAAGACATCGCGCCGCCGATGGGCAGCGCCGACCGGCGCTAG
- a CDS encoding urease accessory protein UreD — MPWHARLALDYSAEQQRSVARFRHDGPLRILQSLYPEGDAICHNVLVHPPGGLVGGDTLDIAITGTAGSHGLITTPGATRFYRSEGEAAVQRTQITLAADARLEWLPLEALCYSGCQAENRLRMELAPGAELLGWDVTALGLPNAGLPFERGSLLQHIEVPGTWLERGRLDATDHRLLQSPIGLAGQRCLASLFFVAGAPISKARRATLLDSARALADAHPLAMSAGATAPHAEVVVLRVLAPVVEPAMQLLRQVWQAWRAELWQLRSATPRIWSM; from the coding sequence ATGCCCTGGCACGCCCGACTCGCGCTCGACTACAGCGCCGAACAACAACGCAGCGTCGCACGCTTTCGTCACGACGGCCCGCTGCGCATCCTGCAAAGCCTCTACCCCGAGGGCGACGCGATCTGCCACAACGTGCTGGTGCACCCGCCCGGCGGCTTGGTGGGCGGCGACACGCTCGACATCGCCATCACCGGCACGGCCGGCAGCCACGGCCTCATCACCACACCGGGCGCGACGCGCTTCTACCGCTCCGAAGGCGAGGCCGCGGTGCAGCGCACCCAGATCACGCTGGCGGCCGATGCACGCCTCGAATGGCTGCCGCTCGAAGCGCTCTGCTACAGCGGCTGCCAAGCCGAGAACCGCCTGCGCATGGAACTCGCGCCCGGTGCCGAGCTGCTGGGCTGGGACGTGACCGCCCTCGGCCTGCCCAACGCGGGCCTGCCCTTCGAACGTGGCAGCCTGCTGCAGCACATCGAGGTGCCGGGCACGTGGCTCGAACGCGGCCGCCTCGACGCGACCGACCACCGCCTGCTGCAAAGCCCGATCGGCCTGGCCGGCCAACGCTGCCTCGCGTCGCTCTTCTTCGTGGCCGGTGCGCCGATCTCGAAGGCGCGCCGCGCTACGCTGCTCGACAGCGCACGGGCCCTGGCCGATGCGCATCCGCTGGCGATGAGCGCGGGCGCCACCGCGCCGCATGCCGAGGTGGTCGTGCTGCGCGTGCTGGCGCCCGTGGTCGAACCCGCGATGCAGCTGCTGCGGCAGGTGTGGCAGGCCTGGCGCGCGGAGCTGTGGCAGCTGCGCAGCGCCACGCCGCGCATCTGGTCGATGTAG
- a CDS encoding OsmC family protein encodes MSISVRRDSTTGTRHTVRIRNEAFAADVTQPDGQGAATPHDLYDASLAACKALTVMLYAQRKNMPIEDIEVLVDRDDSAERKGVYRLKTSLRVTGALDETQRAELLRVAAKCPVHKLMTEVTTEIETGWA; translated from the coding sequence ATGAGCATTTCAGTCCGACGCGACAGCACCACAGGCACCCGCCACACGGTGCGCATCCGCAACGAGGCCTTCGCCGCCGACGTGACGCAGCCGGACGGGCAGGGCGCCGCCACGCCGCACGACCTGTACGACGCCTCGCTGGCCGCCTGCAAGGCGCTCACGGTGATGCTCTATGCGCAGCGGAAGAACATGCCGATCGAGGACATCGAGGTGCTGGTCGATCGCGACGACAGCGCCGAGCGCAAGGGCGTCTACCGCCTGAAGACCTCGCTGCGCGTGACGGGCGCGCTCGACGAGACCCAGCGCGCCGAACTGCTGCGGGTGGCCGCCAAGTGCCCGGTCCACAAGCTGATGACCGAGGTCACCACTGAGATCGAGACGGGCTGGGCCTAG
- the urtE gene encoding urea ABC transporter ATP-binding subunit UrtE translates to MLTVKNIHQYYGGSHILRDVSFTATLGKVTVLLGRNGVGKTTLLKSLMGLVPIKSGSIEFDGQPIQKKTPYERARAGMGFVPQGREIFARLTVEENLRMGLAYKSGSTPIPAELFELFPILKQFMNRRGGDLSGGQQQQLAIARALAPKPKLLILDEPTEGIQPSIIKDIGRVIRMLADRGDMAIVLCEQYYDFAQELADDYLVMERGEVIARGLGKDMEANGVRQLVAI, encoded by the coding sequence ATGCTCACAGTCAAGAACATCCACCAGTACTACGGCGGCTCCCACATCCTGCGCGACGTGAGCTTCACCGCGACGCTCGGCAAGGTCACCGTGCTGCTCGGCCGCAACGGCGTCGGCAAGACCACCCTGCTCAAGTCATTGATGGGCCTGGTGCCGATCAAGAGCGGCAGCATCGAATTCGACGGCCAGCCGATCCAGAAGAAAACGCCGTACGAACGCGCGCGCGCCGGCATGGGCTTCGTGCCGCAGGGGCGGGAGATCTTCGCGCGGCTCACCGTGGAGGAGAACCTGCGCATGGGCCTGGCCTACAAGAGTGGCAGCACGCCGATCCCGGCCGAGCTGTTCGAGCTGTTCCCGATCCTCAAACAGTTCATGAACCGCCGCGGCGGCGACCTCTCCGGCGGGCAGCAGCAGCAACTGGCCATTGCCCGTGCGCTGGCGCCCAAACCCAAGCTGTTGATCCTCGACGAGCCGACCGAAGGCATCCAGCCGAGCATCATCAAGGACATCGGCCGCGTCATCCGCATGCTGGCCGACCGCGGCGACATGGCGATCGTGCTGTGCGAGCAGTACTACGACTTCGCGCAGGAACTCGCCGACGACTACCTCGTGATGGAGCGCGGCGAAGTCATCGCACGTGGCCTGGGCAAGGACATGGAAGCCAACGGCGTACGGCAACTTGTCGCCATCTGA
- a CDS encoding nucleoside deaminase — protein sequence MKSKNTLPHPIEVTLDERDGRYLRKAIFWSHAGGRRGNRPFGAVIVSAEGEVLAEGYCNSTETGDVTGHAEVTAIRALASRRPGREVMAGATLYSSAEPCVMCAGAIFWANIGRVVFGIDAERLRLFRGDRGDQRDAELSCRDVFAASPHPIECIGPALIGEASAAHEGAWKE from the coding sequence ATGAAATCCAAGAACACCCTCCCCCACCCCATCGAAGTCACCCTGGACGAGCGCGACGGCCGCTACCTGCGCAAGGCCATCTTCTGGTCGCATGCCGGCGGGCGGCGCGGCAACCGGCCCTTCGGCGCCGTCATCGTCTCCGCCGAAGGCGAGGTGCTGGCCGAGGGCTACTGCAACAGCACCGAGACCGGCGACGTCACCGGCCACGCCGAAGTCACCGCCATCCGCGCGCTGGCCAGCAGGCGCCCGGGCCGGGAGGTGATGGCCGGCGCCACCCTCTACTCGTCGGCCGAGCCCTGCGTGATGTGCGCAGGCGCCATCTTCTGGGCCAACATCGGCCGCGTGGTGTTCGGCATCGACGCCGAACGCCTGCGCCTGTTCCGCGGCGACCGTGGCGACCAGCGCGATGCCGAGCTGTCCTGCCGCGACGTGTTCGCCGCCTCGCCGCACCCCATTGAATGCATCGGGCCCGCCCTCATCGGCGAAGCGAGCGCGGCGCACGAAGGCGCCTGGAAGGAGTGA
- a CDS encoding ABC transporter substrate-binding protein: MQRRSLLRAAGASTLVAATPFVRAQGSLKPFKFNLGWKVEASGAGFLLAHQRGYYKDAGLDVAIDTGNGSTAAISLVGSGAYDVASADLSSMIEFNVANPQAALKAVAIQYDLNPNAIIVRKDGPIKKPGDLAGKTILGQPFNASRKLFPVFAKAQGFDPSGVKWENVAPDIGDTRFVKGDFDASAYFYFTGLLNLKARGMGPEQLTVFRFSDFGMKSYGNGLVANPKSMEQADVMRAFVKATTRGWIECIADPKAGGAAVKTREPLANQEIETERLQLIVDGTMKTADVRAHGWGAATPARLQATIDETVAAFGLKSTPTVADFFSDKFLPSATDRQLKA; encoded by the coding sequence ATGCAACGCCGTTCCCTCCTGCGCGCCGCCGGCGCGAGCACGCTCGTCGCCGCCACGCCCTTCGTCCGCGCCCAGGGCTCGCTCAAGCCCTTCAAATTCAATCTCGGCTGGAAGGTCGAAGCCTCGGGCGCCGGCTTCCTGCTGGCGCACCAGCGCGGCTACTACAAGGATGCGGGCCTCGATGTCGCCATCGACACCGGCAACGGCTCGACGGCCGCCATCAGCCTGGTCGGCAGCGGCGCCTACGACGTGGCCTCGGCCGACCTGTCGTCGATGATCGAGTTCAACGTCGCCAACCCGCAGGCCGCACTCAAGGCCGTGGCGATCCAGTACGACCTGAATCCCAACGCGATCATCGTGCGCAAGGACGGGCCCATCAAGAAGCCGGGCGACCTCGCCGGCAAGACCATCCTGGGCCAGCCCTTCAACGCCTCGCGCAAGCTGTTCCCGGTGTTCGCCAAGGCCCAGGGCTTCGACCCCTCGGGCGTGAAGTGGGAGAACGTCGCGCCCGACATTGGCGACACGCGCTTCGTCAAGGGCGACTTCGATGCCTCGGCCTACTTCTACTTCACCGGCCTGCTCAACCTCAAGGCGCGCGGCATGGGCCCCGAGCAGCTCACCGTGTTCCGCTTCTCCGACTTCGGCATGAAGTCGTACGGCAACGGCCTGGTCGCCAACCCGAAAAGCATGGAGCAGGCCGACGTGATGCGTGCCTTCGTGAAGGCCACCACGCGCGGCTGGATCGAGTGCATCGCCGACCCGAAGGCCGGCGGCGCGGCCGTGAAGACCCGCGAGCCGCTGGCCAACCAGGAGATCGAGACCGAACGGCTGCAGCTCATCGTCGACGGCACCATGAAGACCGCCGACGTGCGGGCCCACGGCTGGGGCGCGGCGACGCCCGCGCGCCTGCAGGCCACCATCGACGAGACGGTCGCTGCCTTCGGCCTGAAGAGCACGCCGACCGTGGCGGACTTCTTCTCCGACAAATTCCTGCCGTCGGCCACCGATCGCCAGTTGAAGGCCTGA
- a CDS encoding FAD-binding oxidoreductase, with amino-acid sequence MSGVTPSPPSMPAASPWHDAVVERVAVLTPRIVSVFLRAPLAPGLAGQHLVVRLTAPDGYAAQRSYSVASAPGVMPIELIVEKLEDGEVSPFFHEVVAPGDHLEVRGPLGGHFVWRPADGGPLLLVGGGSGVAPLMAMVRDWHASGAGVPLLLVVSARTWAELAFRDELVALQARAPLLRFVAVTTRDAAHRPGDLVQRLDSTALQRLLAAWGHVPAHVFVCGANRFVEAVTTGLLDAAVPAERIRTERYGGAG; translated from the coding sequence GTGAGCGGCGTGACGCCGTCGCCCCCTTCGATGCCCGCTGCCTCGCCGTGGCACGACGCGGTGGTCGAGCGCGTCGCGGTGCTCACGCCGCGCATCGTCAGCGTCTTCCTGCGCGCGCCGCTGGCCCCCGGGCTGGCCGGCCAGCACCTGGTGGTGCGGCTCACCGCGCCCGACGGCTATGCCGCGCAGCGCAGCTATTCGGTCGCTTCCGCGCCGGGTGTGATGCCGATCGAACTCATCGTCGAGAAGCTCGAGGACGGCGAGGTGTCGCCCTTCTTCCACGAGGTAGTGGCGCCTGGCGACCACCTCGAGGTGCGCGGCCCGCTCGGCGGGCACTTCGTCTGGCGCCCGGCCGACGGCGGCCCGCTGCTGCTGGTGGGTGGCGGCTCGGGCGTCGCGCCGCTGATGGCGATGGTGCGGGATTGGCACGCGTCCGGTGCTGGCGTGCCCCTGCTGCTGGTGGTGTCCGCGCGCACCTGGGCCGAGCTGGCCTTTCGCGACGAACTGGTCGCGCTGCAGGCGCGCGCGCCACTGCTGCGCTTCGTGGCGGTCACGACGCGCGATGCGGCCCACCGGCCGGGCGACCTCGTGCAGCGGCTCGACAGCACCGCGCTGCAGCGGCTGCTGGCCGCCTGGGGCCATGTGCCCGCCCATGTCTTTGTCTGCGGTGCCAACCGCTTCGTCGAGGCGGTCACCACCGGCCTGCTCGACGCGGCCGTGCCCGCCGAGCGTATCCGCACCGAGCGCTACGGCGGCGCGGGCTGA
- a CDS encoding MFS transporter: MTTSSLSSELDADASAAVRAPDADRTLLRAVLALGVGGFSIGTGEFVIMGLLPEVARDIGVSIPQAGHVISAYALGVVIGAPVLAVLAAGWNRRALLIALMGIYALGNFASALAPGYLSLNLMRFLTGLPHGTYFGVAALVAATLAPPGARARAVGLVMLGLTGATLVGVPIAATLGQYFGWRAAFVFVGVIAVLAMVMVRRGVPDMPATAGASPLRELDALRRPQVWLTLGIGAIGFGGMFAVFSYIKPTLTEVAGLSVGHVPFVLALFGLGMVAGNLVGARLADKSLMRTIGGLLVWSVAVLVLFVFAAQHVVTAAIATFLIGTVVAIGPALQIRLMDVAGEAQTLAAALNHSAFNMANALGAWLGGLAISAGLGWTSTGWVGALLGLAGLGIFAWAVADARRRATH; this comes from the coding sequence ATGACCACCTCCTCCTTGTCTTCCGAACTCGACGCCGATGCGTCTGCCGCCGTTCGCGCGCCCGACGCCGACCGCACCCTGCTGCGCGCCGTGCTGGCACTCGGTGTCGGCGGCTTCTCCATCGGCACCGGCGAATTCGTGATCATGGGCCTGCTGCCCGAAGTCGCCCGGGACATCGGCGTGAGCATTCCCCAGGCCGGCCATGTCATCAGCGCCTACGCGCTGGGCGTCGTGATCGGTGCGCCCGTGCTCGCCGTGCTGGCGGCCGGCTGGAACCGCCGCGCGCTGCTCATCGCGCTGATGGGCATCTACGCGCTGGGCAACTTCGCGTCGGCGCTGGCACCGGGCTACCTGTCGCTCAACCTGATGCGCTTTCTCACCGGCCTGCCGCATGGCACCTACTTCGGCGTCGCGGCGCTGGTGGCGGCCACGCTGGCGCCGCCCGGGGCGCGGGCGCGTGCGGTCGGACTGGTCATGCTCGGGCTCACCGGCGCCACGTTGGTGGGCGTGCCCATCGCGGCCACCCTGGGGCAGTACTTCGGCTGGCGCGCGGCCTTCGTCTTCGTCGGGGTCATCGCGGTGCTGGCCATGGTCATGGTCCGGCGCGGCGTGCCCGACATGCCGGCCACGGCGGGCGCCAGCCCGCTGCGCGAGCTCGATGCGCTGCGCCGGCCGCAGGTCTGGCTCACGCTGGGCATCGGCGCGATCGGCTTCGGCGGCATGTTCGCGGTGTTCAGCTACATCAAGCCCACGCTCACCGAAGTGGCGGGGCTGTCGGTGGGCCACGTGCCTTTCGTGCTCGCGCTCTTCGGCCTCGGCATGGTGGCGGGCAACCTGGTCGGCGCGCGGCTGGCCGACAAGTCGTTGATGCGCACCATCGGCGGCCTCCTGGTGTGGTCGGTGGCGGTGCTGGTGCTGTTCGTCTTCGCGGCGCAGCATGTGGTCACGGCGGCCATTGCCACCTTCTTGATCGGCACCGTCGTCGCCATCGGGCCGGCCCTGCAGATCCGCCTGATGGACGTGGCCGGCGAAGCACAGACGCTTGCCGCCGCGCTCAACCACTCGGCTTTCAACATGGCCAACGCGCTCGGCGCCTGGCTGGGCGGCCTAGCCATCAGCGCGGGCCTGGGCTGGACGTCGACCGGCTGGGTCGGCGCCTTGCTGGGGCTGGCCGGGCTCGGCATCTTCGCGTGGGCGGTGGCCGACGCGCGTCGACGCGCCACGCACTGA
- a CDS encoding GGDEF domain-containing protein, producing MPTLSSALDPRSIIVLAGLMGLLMSVVLFSMRRSYPPSIRGLREWTLAPLASFVSTVLFALRGVVPDIFSIVLANMVLFQGCILYYAGSQLFLGHERDTRAWSAVTVVLGVVLFWFSEVQPSYPIRLAVFTFAISGLFFAHARLYLRHRTKRVGRRLMTGLLLLQSLVAGLRCLSAVLGEAGVGMLDATWLQSLYIVMYSLTALMLSIAGVLMATDRLRLEFEFMATHDPLTGMLNRRALIERCEHEVTRARRGAGDGALSLLMLDADHFKRINDAFGHQTGDEVLRELALRLQAPMPPLARLGRYGGEEFLVVLPGLGHDGARAVAERLRAGVGEPFAPESPLAAAGIGRLSVSIGMAVFQGPADTLDALLARADAALYRAKAQGRDRVEIA from the coding sequence ATGCCGACCCTGTCGTCCGCCTTGGACCCGCGCTCCATCATCGTGCTCGCCGGACTGATGGGCCTGCTGATGTCCGTGGTGCTCTTCTCGATGCGGCGCAGCTACCCGCCGAGCATCCGCGGACTGCGCGAGTGGACGCTCGCGCCGCTCGCCAGCTTCGTCAGCACCGTGCTCTTCGCGCTGCGCGGTGTGGTCCCGGACATCTTCAGCATCGTGCTGGCCAACATGGTGCTGTTCCAGGGCTGCATCCTGTACTACGCGGGCAGCCAGCTCTTTCTCGGCCATGAGCGCGACACGCGCGCCTGGAGCGCCGTGACGGTCGTCCTGGGCGTGGTGCTGTTCTGGTTTTCCGAGGTGCAGCCCAGCTACCCGATACGCCTGGCGGTCTTCACGTTCGCGATTTCAGGGCTGTTCTTCGCGCATGCCCGGCTCTACCTGCGCCACCGGACCAAACGCGTCGGCCGGCGCCTCATGACGGGCCTGCTGCTGCTGCAGTCGCTGGTGGCGGGCCTGCGCTGCCTGAGTGCGGTCCTGGGCGAAGCGGGCGTCGGCATGCTCGATGCCACGTGGCTGCAGTCGCTGTACATCGTCATGTACTCGCTCACCGCCTTGATGCTGAGCATCGCGGGCGTGCTGATGGCCACCGACCGGCTGCGCCTGGAGTTCGAGTTCATGGCCACGCACGATCCGCTGACCGGCATGCTGAACCGGCGCGCGCTGATCGAGCGCTGCGAGCACGAAGTCACCCGCGCCCGGCGCGGCGCCGGCGACGGTGCGTTGTCCCTGCTGATGCTCGACGCCGATCACTTCAAGCGCATCAACGACGCGTTCGGTCACCAGACGGGGGACGAGGTGCTGCGCGAGCTGGCACTGCGCCTGCAGGCACCGATGCCGCCCTTGGCGCGGCTGGGACGTTACGGGGGCGAGGAATTCCTCGTCGTGCTACCCGGCCTGGGACACGACGGCGCACGGGCCGTGGCCGAGCGCCTGCGCGCGGGAGTGGGCGAGCCTTTTGCGCCCGAGTCGCCGCTGGCGGCCGCTGGCATCGGCCGGCTCAGCGTCAGCATCGGCATGGCGGTGTTCCAGGGGCCCGCCGACACGCTCGACGCCCTGCTCGCGCGCGCCGACGCGGCGCTCTACCGGGCCAAGGCACAGGGCCGTGACCGGGTGGAAATTGCCTGA